The following coding sequences lie in one Microbacterium sp. XT11 genomic window:
- a CDS encoding MetQ/NlpA family ABC transporter substrate-binding protein, with the protein MRRSTRLAALTASVALTALVASGCASTAESPKGDAASDKTTITIGFNPGPYLEMFTEGIEPILEKDGYTVETKDFTDGVIVNVALSQGEIDANIMQHPVYLEAINAQEGLSNAALVQVPGPPMALFGGKKSALDDVANGSTVAVPNQPSNQYRALKVVEAVGWITLSDDIDPATASLADVVDNPHDLQFVEMENAQQVAALSDVDYSVIQGNFVVSGGLKLTDALELEDLTDDFSVVVAVDEKNLDADWAKALKAAYESDEFAEYISSNSQYDGYNLPAALER; encoded by the coding sequence ATGCGCCGCTCCACCCGCCTCGCCGCTCTCACCGCATCCGTCGCCCTGACGGCCCTCGTCGCGTCGGGCTGCGCATCCACGGCGGAGAGCCCGAAAGGCGACGCCGCCTCGGACAAGACGACCATCACGATCGGTTTCAACCCCGGGCCGTACCTGGAGATGTTCACGGAGGGCATCGAGCCGATCCTCGAGAAGGACGGCTACACGGTCGAGACCAAGGACTTCACCGACGGCGTGATCGTCAACGTCGCGCTCAGCCAGGGCGAGATCGACGCGAACATCATGCAGCACCCCGTCTACCTCGAGGCGATCAACGCCCAGGAAGGGCTCTCGAACGCGGCGCTCGTGCAGGTGCCGGGTCCGCCGATGGCCTTGTTCGGGGGCAAGAAGTCCGCCCTCGACGATGTCGCGAACGGCTCCACCGTCGCTGTGCCCAATCAGCCGTCCAACCAGTACCGCGCGCTCAAGGTGGTCGAGGCCGTCGGCTGGATCACCCTCTCCGACGACATCGACCCTGCCACGGCGTCGCTGGCCGACGTCGTCGACAACCCTCATGACCTGCAGTTCGTCGAGATGGAGAACGCGCAGCAGGTCGCCGCGCTCTCGGACGTCGACTACAGCGTCATCCAGGGGAACTTCGTCGTCTCTGGCGGACTGAAGCTCACCGATGCCCTCGAACTGGAAGACCTCACCGACGACTTCTCCGTCGTGGTGGCCGTCGACGAGAAGAACCTCGACGCCGACTGGGCCAAGGCCCTCAAGGCGGCGTACGAGTCCGACGAGTTCGCGGAGTACATCAGCTCGAACTCCCAGTACGACGGCTATAACCTCCCGGCCGCTCTGGAGCGGTGA
- the trhA gene encoding PAQR family membrane homeostasis protein TrhA, with protein sequence MSTPDPSVPDLPQLPLLDAAAKDAAVEIRPTWRGWIHAATFPVAVAAGVLLIVFAQSGAAKAAAAVFMATSLLLFGNSAVYHRFNWGPTVKVILKRIDHANILLLIAGTYTPIATLALPPEKGTLLLVLVWSGALLGILFRVFWIHAPRWLYVALYLLLGWAAVMYIADLLHANLAMMILVIVGGLLYTAGAIIYALKKPNPWPGHFGFHEIFHVCTVLAFLCHWTACLLIALSPLSPSLGA encoded by the coding sequence GTGAGCACCCCCGACCCCTCGGTACCCGATCTCCCCCAGCTCCCGCTCCTCGACGCGGCGGCCAAGGACGCCGCGGTCGAGATCAGGCCGACCTGGCGGGGATGGATCCATGCGGCCACGTTCCCCGTGGCGGTCGCCGCGGGCGTGCTGCTCATCGTGTTCGCGCAGAGCGGCGCGGCCAAAGCAGCCGCCGCCGTGTTCATGGCGACGTCCCTGCTCCTGTTCGGCAACTCGGCCGTCTACCACCGGTTCAACTGGGGGCCGACGGTCAAGGTGATCCTCAAGCGCATCGACCATGCGAACATCCTGCTCCTCATCGCGGGGACCTACACGCCGATCGCCACGCTCGCCCTCCCGCCGGAGAAGGGCACGCTGCTCCTGGTCCTGGTGTGGAGCGGCGCCCTGCTGGGCATCCTGTTCCGCGTCTTCTGGATCCACGCGCCGCGATGGCTGTATGTCGCGCTCTACCTGCTCCTGGGCTGGGCCGCCGTGATGTACATCGCCGACCTGCTGCACGCGAACCTCGCCATGATGATCCTCGTGATCGTGGGCGGCCTGCTCTACACGGCAGGGGCGATCATCTACGCGCTCAAGAAGCCGAATCCGTGGCCGGGGCACTTCGGATTCCACGAGATCTTCCATGTCTGCACAGTGCTGGCCTTCCTCTGCCACTGGACCGCGTGCCTGCTCATCGCCCTCTCCCCGCTGAGCCCGTCGCTGGGCGCCTGA
- a CDS encoding isoprenyl transferase, with amino-acid sequence MSRDGQGRGPLYRLYSSRLRRHLDPASVPHHVAMMIDGNRRWARQLGYATPADGHRAGAAKMREFLGWCDELGIRVVSLYLLSSDNLRKRDSAELADLIEIIAELAEALSREGNWRVKHVGRSDILPAELARVLADAEERTRDHTGLHVNLAVGYGGRNEIVDAVRSIIIAHEASGGTMEDLAAQLTPEMIGEHLYTGGQPDPDLVIRTSGEQRLSDFLLWQSAHSEFYFVEALGPDLRQVDFLRAIRDYAGRDRRFGR; translated from the coding sequence ATGTCACGCGACGGCCAGGGGCGCGGGCCGCTGTATCGGCTCTACAGCAGCAGGCTGCGCCGTCATCTGGATCCGGCGTCCGTGCCGCACCACGTCGCCATGATGATCGACGGCAACAGGCGCTGGGCGCGCCAGCTGGGTTATGCCACCCCGGCCGACGGTCACCGTGCCGGCGCGGCGAAGATGCGTGAGTTCCTCGGCTGGTGCGACGAGCTCGGCATCCGTGTGGTGTCGCTCTATCTGCTCTCGAGCGACAATCTGCGCAAGCGTGATTCGGCCGAGCTCGCTGACCTGATCGAGATCATCGCGGAACTGGCAGAGGCCCTGTCGCGGGAGGGGAACTGGCGCGTCAAGCACGTGGGCCGAAGCGACATCCTCCCTGCCGAGCTCGCGCGGGTGCTCGCCGACGCAGAGGAGCGCACGCGGGATCACACCGGCTTGCACGTGAATCTCGCCGTCGGTTACGGAGGGCGCAACGAGATCGTCGACGCCGTGCGAAGCATCATCATCGCGCACGAGGCGTCCGGCGGCACCATGGAGGACCTCGCCGCGCAGCTCACGCCCGAGATGATCGGCGAGCACCTCTACACCGGCGGGCAGCCCGACCCCGACCTGGTCATCCGCACGAGCGGCGAGCAGCGCCTCAGCGACTTCCTGCTCTGGCAGAGCGCGCACAGCGAGTTCTACTTCGTCGAGGCCCTCGGCCCCGACCTGAGGCAGGTCGACTTCCTCCGCGCTATCCGCGACTACGCGGGGCGAGACCGCCGCTTCGGCCGCTGA
- a CDS encoding aminotransferase class V-fold PLP-dependent enzyme produces MSTFDDYLATFDVEPGYLNWAAFGPLSPSVREEVFADADLLGSGRPSSLALVGERIPQAKELIAELVGGEPDEVTLQPSSTHGLAHALYGLSGTAIAATGEFPSISLTLERARQASHGALTARWITPPDGRVTADAVAEALDDEVTALAVSHVDFRTGYRVDIAALREVLGPDRLLIVDAVQSFGLVEADFAAADVVAGHGYKWLRAGRGTGFAWFSARARERIAPLLSGITGTTAEGLAVDELPEPAASARAFTVSGPDTLAAGRLAIGARDVRDVGVAAIEHRLADRVDEVIAIADRHGIAVTSPRERDRRAGIVTLAPEEPARLAAALANAGVVVTARGSSVRVAPHAGTDAETLRLLDDAIGAFGSEKFTVA; encoded by the coding sequence GTGAGCACTTTCGACGACTACCTCGCCACGTTCGACGTCGAGCCCGGATATCTGAACTGGGCCGCGTTCGGACCGCTGTCGCCCTCGGTGCGCGAGGAGGTCTTCGCCGACGCCGATCTCCTCGGCAGCGGTCGCCCGTCATCGCTCGCGCTCGTCGGGGAGCGCATCCCCCAGGCGAAAGAGCTCATCGCCGAGCTGGTGGGCGGCGAACCCGACGAGGTCACGCTGCAGCCCTCATCCACGCACGGGCTTGCGCATGCCCTGTACGGGCTCAGCGGAACGGCGATCGCGGCGACCGGGGAGTTCCCGAGCATCAGCCTGACGCTCGAGCGTGCTCGCCAGGCCTCCCACGGTGCGCTCACGGCGCGATGGATCACTCCGCCCGATGGTCGGGTGACCGCGGATGCCGTCGCCGAAGCGCTCGACGACGAGGTGACGGCGCTCGCGGTGAGTCACGTCGACTTCCGCACCGGGTATCGCGTGGACATCGCCGCCCTGCGTGAGGTCCTCGGCCCGGACCGGCTCCTGATCGTCGACGCCGTGCAGTCCTTCGGGCTCGTGGAGGCGGACTTCGCGGCAGCCGACGTCGTGGCGGGCCACGGCTACAAGTGGCTGCGCGCGGGAAGGGGAACCGGGTTCGCCTGGTTCTCGGCGAGGGCGCGCGAGCGTATCGCCCCGCTGCTCAGCGGCATCACCGGCACGACGGCGGAGGGCCTAGCCGTCGATGAGCTGCCGGAGCCTGCCGCCTCGGCGAGGGCCTTCACGGTGAGCGGACCTGACACGCTGGCGGCAGGGCGTCTGGCGATCGGCGCAAGAGACGTGCGGGACGTCGGAGTGGCGGCCATCGAACACCGGCTCGCCGACCGCGTCGACGAGGTCATCGCCATCGCCGACCGGCACGGAATCGCCGTGACCTCGCCCCGAGAGCGCGACCGCAGGGCCGGTATCGTCACCCTCGCGCCGGAAGAACCGGCACGGCTGGCCGCGGCTCTCGCGAATGCCGGGGTCGTCGTCACGGCGCGCGGTTCGTCCGTGCGCGTCGCGCCGCATGCGGGTACCGACGCCGAGACCCTGCGCCTCCTGGACGACGCGATCGGAGCGTTCGGATCCGAGAAGTTCACCGTGGCGTAA
- a CDS encoding PhoH family protein yields the protein MLDTSVLLSDPQALFRFAEHSVVLPVVVITELEAKRHDPEIGYFARQALRHLDDLRVEHGRLDFPVEVGEGGTLRVELANADTSVLPAGIRLSDNDSRILSVAMHLAQDGQDVTIVSKDLPMRVKAASLGLRAEEYLAEQAVDSGWTGISPLDLSGDEMSDLYESEVGLSDQVRGLPVNTGLIIHSERGSALGRVTGDGEFRLVRGDRDIFGLHGRSAEQRIAIDLLLDPEVGIVSLGGRAGTGKSALALCAGLEAVLERQQQKKIIVFRPLFAVGGQELGYLPGDQGEKMNPWGQAVFDTLGSVVSGNVMDEVIERGMLEVLPLTHIRGRSLHDAFVIVDEAQSLERNVLLTVLSRMGQNSRVILTHDVGQRDNLRVGRHDGIASVIETLKGHDLFAHVTLTRSERSAIAALVTELLEGGELS from the coding sequence GTGCTCGACACCTCGGTGCTGCTGAGCGATCCGCAGGCACTCTTCCGCTTCGCGGAGCACTCCGTCGTGCTCCCTGTCGTCGTCATCACCGAACTGGAGGCCAAGCGCCACGACCCCGAGATCGGCTACTTCGCGCGCCAGGCGCTCCGGCACCTCGACGATCTGCGCGTCGAGCACGGGCGGCTCGACTTCCCCGTGGAAGTGGGGGAGGGCGGCACCCTGCGCGTCGAGCTCGCCAATGCCGACACCTCGGTGCTCCCCGCCGGCATCCGCCTCAGCGACAACGACAGCCGCATCCTGTCGGTCGCGATGCATCTCGCTCAGGACGGACAGGACGTCACCATCGTCTCGAAGGACCTCCCCATGCGCGTGAAGGCGGCGTCGCTCGGCCTGCGCGCCGAGGAGTACCTCGCCGAGCAGGCGGTGGATTCCGGATGGACTGGGATCTCACCGCTGGATCTGTCCGGCGACGAGATGAGCGACCTGTACGAGAGCGAGGTCGGGCTGAGCGACCAGGTGCGTGGCCTCCCGGTCAACACGGGGCTCATCATCCACTCCGAACGTGGCTCGGCGCTCGGGCGCGTGACGGGCGACGGCGAGTTCCGGCTCGTGCGCGGCGACCGCGACATCTTCGGCCTGCACGGGCGCTCGGCCGAGCAGCGCATCGCGATCGACCTGCTGCTCGACCCCGAGGTCGGCATCGTGTCGCTCGGCGGACGCGCAGGCACGGGCAAGTCGGCCCTCGCGTTGTGCGCGGGCCTCGAGGCGGTGCTGGAGAGGCAGCAGCAGAAGAAGATCATCGTCTTCCGCCCGCTCTTCGCCGTCGGCGGGCAAGAGCTCGGGTACCTCCCCGGAGACCAGGGCGAGAAGATGAACCCCTGGGGCCAGGCCGTGTTCGACACGCTCGGCTCCGTCGTCTCGGGGAACGTCATGGACGAGGTGATCGAGCGGGGCATGCTCGAGGTCCTGCCGCTCACGCACATCCGAGGCAGGTCGCTGCACGACGCCTTCGTGATCGTCGACGAGGCGCAGTCCCTCGAGCGCAACGTGCTGCTGACGGTGCTCAGCCGCATGGGGCAGAACTCCCGAGTGATCCTCACGCACGACGTCGGGCAGCGCGACAACCTCCGCGTCGGCCGCCACGACGGCATTGCGAGCGTGATCGAGACGCTCAAGGGGCACGACCTCTTCGCGCACGTGACCCTCACGCGGTCGGAGCGCTCGGCCATCGCAGCACTCGTGACCGAACTGCTCGAAGGCGGCGAGCTGAGCTGA
- a CDS encoding carbon starvation CstA family protein produces the protein MSDATKTLDDRDLPPVAVDEKPRWTPLKVVVWAAIALLGGVAWTMLAIVRGETVNAIWFVFAAVCTYLIFYRFYSTYIERALVKPDDRRATPAEYKADGKDYVATDRRVLFGHHFAAIAGAGPLVGPVLAAQMGYLPGTLWIIVGVVLAGAVQDYLVMFFSMRRGGRSLGQMARDELGRFGGAAAILATLLIMVIITAILALVVVNALGESPWGVFSVAMTIPIALFMGAYLRWIRPGRITEVSIIGFVLLMLAIIGGGMVAETDWGQAIFTLDRTTIAWGIIIYGFIAAVLPVWILLAPRDYLSTFMKIGVIVALAVAIVFVRPEISVPAFSEFAGGETGPVWSGALFPFLFVTIACGALSGFHALISSGTTPKMIEKEKQTRFIGYGGMLMESFVAIMALVAAISIDRGLYFAMNSSPAATLGTVEGAVQFVNSLGLTGVNLTPDMLTGTAASVGEETIVSRTGGAPTLPPRPPHIMQQWIGGGGMMAFWYHFAIMFEALFILTAVDAGTRVARFMLQDSLGNVIPRFKDTSWRMGAWLCTAVMVAGWGAVLIMGVTDPLGGINTLFPLFGIANQLLAAIALAVVLTIVARRRTFRALWVVALPLAFVTVVTVTASLQKIFSPVPQVGYFANHVAFRDALAAGETSFGTAKTVEAMQAVARNTMIQGVLSVIFLVLSLIVIAVSVAVVIRAFRPGPVRDLEDPETPSRRFAPAGLFASAEERRVEKRWASLPGSMQPTRGH, from the coding sequence ATGAGCGATGCGACGAAGACCCTCGACGACCGCGATCTGCCACCCGTGGCAGTGGATGAGAAGCCACGCTGGACGCCGCTGAAAGTGGTGGTCTGGGCCGCGATCGCGCTGCTGGGTGGCGTGGCGTGGACGATGCTGGCGATCGTGCGGGGCGAGACGGTGAACGCGATCTGGTTCGTGTTCGCCGCGGTGTGCACGTACCTGATCTTCTATCGGTTCTACTCGACGTACATCGAGCGGGCCCTGGTCAAGCCCGACGATCGACGAGCGACGCCCGCCGAGTACAAGGCAGACGGCAAAGACTACGTGGCGACCGACCGGCGCGTGCTGTTCGGGCACCATTTCGCGGCGATCGCCGGCGCGGGCCCGCTCGTCGGCCCGGTGCTCGCGGCACAGATGGGCTATCTGCCCGGCACGCTGTGGATCATCGTCGGCGTGGTGCTGGCCGGTGCCGTGCAGGACTACCTGGTGATGTTCTTCTCGATGCGCCGCGGCGGGCGCTCCCTCGGACAGATGGCTCGCGACGAGCTCGGTCGCTTCGGCGGCGCCGCCGCGATCCTCGCCACGCTGCTGATCATGGTCATCATCACGGCGATCCTCGCCCTCGTGGTGGTCAACGCACTGGGTGAGAGCCCATGGGGCGTGTTCTCGGTCGCGATGACGATCCCGATCGCGCTCTTCATGGGCGCGTACCTCCGATGGATCCGCCCCGGCCGCATCACCGAGGTCTCGATCATCGGCTTCGTGCTGCTCATGCTCGCCATCATCGGCGGCGGCATGGTCGCAGAGACCGACTGGGGTCAGGCCATCTTCACGCTCGACCGGACGACCATCGCCTGGGGCATCATCATCTACGGCTTCATCGCCGCCGTCCTCCCCGTATGGATCCTGCTGGCTCCGCGTGACTACCTCTCGACCTTCATGAAGATCGGGGTCATCGTCGCGCTCGCCGTCGCGATCGTGTTCGTACGACCGGAGATCTCCGTTCCCGCCTTCAGCGAGTTCGCGGGCGGGGAGACGGGACCTGTGTGGTCGGGCGCTCTGTTCCCCTTCCTGTTCGTGACGATCGCCTGCGGGGCGCTCAGCGGCTTCCACGCGCTCATCTCGTCGGGCACCACTCCCAAGATGATCGAGAAGGAGAAGCAGACCCGCTTCATCGGGTACGGCGGCATGCTCATGGAGTCGTTCGTGGCGATCATGGCTCTCGTCGCGGCCATCTCCATCGACCGAGGGCTCTACTTCGCGATGAACTCGTCGCCCGCGGCCACTCTCGGCACGGTGGAGGGCGCCGTCCAGTTCGTGAACAGCCTCGGCCTCACCGGCGTGAACCTCACGCCCGACATGCTCACCGGCACGGCGGCATCCGTCGGAGAGGAGACGATCGTCTCCCGCACCGGTGGCGCACCGACGCTCCCCCCCCGCCCCCCCCACATCATGCAGCAGTGGATCGGCGGCGGCGGCATGATGGCGTTCTGGTACCACTTCGCCATCATGTTCGAGGCGCTCTTCATCCTCACCGCCGTAGACGCCGGCACCCGGGTGGCGCGCTTCATGCTCCAGGACTCGCTGGGCAACGTGATCCCGCGGTTCAAGGACACCTCGTGGCGCATGGGCGCCTGGCTGTGCACGGCCGTCATGGTCGCCGGATGGGGTGCCGTGCTGATCATGGGCGTGACCGATCCGCTCGGCGGCATCAACACCCTCTTCCCGTTGTTCGGCATCGCGAATCAGCTGCTGGCGGCGATCGCGCTCGCCGTGGTGCTGACGATCGTCGCCCGCAGGCGCACGTTCCGCGCGCTCTGGGTGGTCGCGCTTCCCCTGGCCTTCGTCACGGTCGTCACGGTCACCGCGTCGCTGCAGAAGATCTTCTCGCCCGTGCCGCAGGTCGGCTACTTCGCCAACCATGTGGCCTTCCGCGACGCCCTGGCCGCGGGGGAGACGTCGTTCGGCACGGCGAAGACCGTCGAGGCCATGCAGGCTGTTGCACGCAACACCATGATCCAGGGCGTGCTCTCGGTGATCTTCCTCGTGCTCTCGCTCATCGTCATCGCAGTCTCGGTCGCGGTCGTGATCCGCGCGTTCCGCCCTGGCCCGGTGCGGGACCTCGAGGATCCGGAGACGCCCTCGCGTCGCTTCGCCCCCGCCGGCCTCTTCGCGTCGGCCGAGGAGCGCAGGGTGGAGAAGCGCTGGGCGTCGCTCCCCGGATCGATGCAGCCCACGAGGGGGCACTGA
- a CDS encoding YbdD/YjiX family protein, translated as MSAHAVTTPLRRAWRALAWYVNGLTGQSRYAAYVAHERASHPDREPMSEREFWRRHYARQDADPGARCC; from the coding sequence ATGTCGGCCCACGCCGTCACGACGCCGCTTCGGCGCGCGTGGCGTGCGCTCGCGTGGTACGTCAACGGCCTCACCGGTCAGTCGCGGTACGCCGCCTACGTGGCGCACGAGCGCGCGAGCCATCCCGATCGGGAACCGATGAGCGAACGCGAGTTCTGGAGGCGGCACTACGCCCGGCAGGACGCCGACCCCGGCGCGCGCTGCTGCTGA
- a CDS encoding class II fumarate hydratase translates to MTDNDYRIEHDTMGEVRVPVNALYGAQTQRAVENFPISGKGLESAQIAALARIKKAAALANKELGTLDGAIADAIAQAADAVASGAHDGEFPVDTYQTGSGTSSNMNMNEVLATLASRILGSAVHPNDHVNASQSSNDVFPTSVHIAVTQALIDTLIPALDHLAVALEAKAELWKDAVKSGRTHLMDATPVTLGQEFGGYARQIRLGIERIQAALPRVAEVPLGGTAVGTGINTPLGFPQKVIELLAAETELPITEAKDHFEAQANRDGLVEASGALRTIAVSLTKINNDLRWMGSGPNTGLGELHIPDLQPGSSIMPGKVNPVVPEAVLMVCARVIGNDATVAWAGASGSFELNVAIPVMGTALLESIRLLANAVRVLADKTIDGLEANLERAAAFAGMSPSIVTPLNKLIGYEAAAKIAKHSVAKGITVRDAVIDLGYVERGELTLEQLDEKLDLLSMTHAG, encoded by the coding sequence ATGACCGACAACGACTACCGCATCGAGCACGACACCATGGGTGAGGTGCGGGTGCCCGTGAACGCGCTCTACGGTGCGCAGACGCAGCGCGCCGTCGAGAACTTCCCGATCTCGGGCAAGGGGCTGGAGTCCGCGCAGATCGCCGCGCTCGCCCGCATCAAGAAGGCCGCCGCGCTCGCGAACAAGGAGCTCGGCACGCTCGACGGCGCGATCGCCGACGCCATCGCCCAGGCAGCGGATGCCGTGGCATCGGGCGCGCACGACGGCGAGTTCCCCGTCGACACGTATCAGACCGGCTCCGGCACCTCGTCGAACATGAACATGAACGAGGTGCTCGCCACTCTCGCCAGCCGCATCCTCGGCTCGGCCGTGCACCCCAACGACCACGTCAACGCCTCGCAGTCGTCGAACGACGTGTTCCCGACGTCCGTGCACATCGCCGTGACCCAGGCTCTCATCGACACGCTCATCCCGGCGCTCGACCACCTCGCAGTGGCGCTCGAGGCCAAGGCCGAGCTGTGGAAGGACGCCGTGAAGTCGGGCCGCACGCACCTCATGGACGCGACTCCGGTCACGCTCGGCCAGGAGTTCGGCGGATACGCCCGCCAGATCCGCCTCGGCATCGAGCGCATCCAGGCCGCGCTCCCCCGCGTCGCCGAGGTCCCGCTGGGCGGCACGGCGGTCGGCACCGGCATCAACACGCCGCTCGGGTTCCCGCAGAAGGTGATCGAGCTGCTCGCGGCCGAGACCGAGCTGCCCATCACCGAGGCCAAGGACCACTTCGAGGCGCAGGCCAACCGTGACGGCCTGGTCGAGGCATCCGGTGCGCTGCGCACCATCGCGGTCTCGCTGACGAAGATCAACAACGACCTGCGCTGGATGGGCTCCGGCCCCAACACGGGTCTCGGTGAGCTGCACATCCCCGACCTGCAGCCGGGTTCGTCGATCATGCCGGGCAAGGTCAACCCGGTCGTGCCGGAGGCCGTGCTCATGGTCTGCGCGCGCGTGATCGGCAACGACGCGACGGTCGCGTGGGCGGGAGCATCCGGCTCGTTCGAGCTCAACGTCGCCATCCCGGTCATGGGCACCGCGCTGCTCGAGTCGATCCGCCTGCTCGCCAACGCCGTGCGGGTGCTCGCCGACAAGACCATCGATGGGCTCGAGGCGAACCTCGAGCGTGCGGCCGCGTTCGCCGGCATGAGCCCCTCGATCGTCACGCCTCTGAACAAGCTCATCGGCTACGAGGCAGCGGCGAAGATCGCCAAGCACTCCGTGGCCAAGGGCATCACGGTCCGTGACGCGGTGATCGACCTCGGCTACGTCGAGCGCGGCGAGCTCACGCTGGAGCAGCTCGACGAGAAGCTCGATCTGCTGTCGATGACGCACGCCGGCTGA
- a CDS encoding carbonic anhydrase: MSQVLTPAAAWKQMQEGNRRFVADEPLHPNQDVARRKGLAAAQNPVATLFGCSDSRLAAEIIFDLGLGDLFVVRNAGQVIGESIVASLEYAVAVLNVPLIVVLAHDSCGAVRAAIDGTAIDAAPLPPHIWKLVAPIVPAARKVLAESGGTTVDDIDAELVGREHLRNTVNDLLQSSELIANAVAEGRLGIVGANYRLAEGTAVPVITVGLDETH, from the coding sequence ATGAGCCAGGTCCTCACCCCCGCCGCAGCCTGGAAGCAGATGCAGGAGGGCAACAGGCGCTTCGTCGCCGACGAGCCCTTGCACCCGAACCAGGACGTCGCGCGACGCAAGGGCCTGGCCGCAGCACAGAACCCGGTGGCGACGCTGTTCGGATGCTCCGACTCGCGTCTGGCCGCCGAGATCATCTTCGACCTCGGCCTCGGCGACCTGTTCGTCGTGCGCAACGCAGGTCAGGTGATCGGCGAGTCGATCGTCGCGAGCCTCGAGTACGCGGTCGCCGTGCTGAACGTGCCGCTCATCGTGGTGCTCGCCCACGACTCGTGCGGTGCCGTGCGGGCGGCCATCGACGGCACCGCCATCGACGCCGCTCCCCTGCCGCCGCACATCTGGAAGCTCGTCGCCCCCATCGTCCCCGCCGCGCGCAAGGTGCTGGCCGAGAGCGGAGGCACGACCGTCGACGACATCGACGCCGAGCTCGTCGGTCGCGAGCATCTCCGCAACACGGTCAACGACCTGCTGCAGTCGTCGGAGCTGATCGCCAACGCCGTCGCCGAGGGCCGGCTGGGCATCGTCGGCGCCAACTACCGCCTCGCCGAGGGGACCGCCGTGCCGGTGATCACGGTCGGCCTCGACGAGACGCACTGA
- a CDS encoding DUF4245 family protein, translated as MSKPAPIVAELGRPETPEETAARKAEASRIYRSSQTVRSLIAALIATLAVVAVIVFAVPRGEPASNRDIDVARIAADVETTMGSPALVPELGDFWRVNAAGLTDGSPVVWDVTIAPAAEKERGFVKLAQAFGADASWAPQRLNGVAATDTVTIGGRSWDVYDLGERGAEQNLTYAIGTQAGDDYVLLYGSRSAASTAELAESLIPQIDALSEAS; from the coding sequence GTGAGCAAGCCCGCCCCGATCGTCGCCGAGCTGGGCAGACCGGAGACTCCCGAGGAGACCGCAGCCCGCAAGGCCGAGGCCAGCCGCATCTACCGGTCGAGCCAGACCGTGCGCAGCCTCATCGCCGCGCTGATCGCGACGCTCGCCGTGGTGGCGGTGATCGTCTTCGCCGTGCCGCGCGGCGAACCGGCGTCGAACCGTGACATCGACGTCGCGCGCATCGCGGCCGATGTCGAGACCACCATGGGCAGCCCGGCGCTGGTGCCGGAGCTCGGCGACTTCTGGCGGGTGAACGCGGCGGGGCTCACCGACGGCTCCCCGGTCGTGTGGGACGTGACCATCGCCCCCGCCGCCGAGAAGGAGCGCGGCTTCGTCAAGCTCGCGCAGGCGTTCGGAGCCGACGCGAGCTGGGCTCCGCAGCGGCTGAACGGCGTCGCCGCCACCGACACCGTCACCATCGGCGGCCGCTCGTGGGACGTCTACGATCTCGGCGAGCGGGGCGCCGAGCAGAACCTCACCTATGCGATCGGCACGCAGGCCGGAGACGACTACGTGCTGCTCTACGGCTCGCGCTCGGCGGCGTCAACCGCTGAGCTGGCCGAATCCCTGATCCCACAGATCGACGCACTCTCGGAGGCTTCATGA
- a CDS encoding exodeoxyribonuclease VII small subunit encodes MSAQNDIPVETLSFEAARDELVRVVAELEQGAPTLEQSLALWERGEALAARCEEWLLGAKRRLDAARAAASDPSDGGAE; translated from the coding sequence GTGAGCGCGCAGAACGACATCCCCGTTGAGACGCTGTCGTTCGAGGCCGCCCGCGACGAGCTCGTGCGGGTCGTGGCTGAACTCGAACAGGGCGCTCCGACCCTCGAGCAGTCTCTGGCCCTCTGGGAGCGCGGCGAAGCCCTGGCCGCACGCTGCGAGGAGTGGCTTCTCGGCGCGAAGCGCCGGCTCGACGCCGCCAGGGCCGCGGCATCCGACCCTTCCGACGGAGGAGCCGAGTGA